Proteins encoded by one window of Cuniculiplasma divulgatum:
- a CDS encoding Zn-ribbon domain-containing OB-fold protein — translation MTIDYDAKMPETQSGTEVYNTDPLIVKSSYEIDYIHSYAQDSEFFRALGKKKLMGSKCKSCGYVYATPRGHCMFCGSETEWHELPNEGRIHTFTTCYFGSEKFLPETPFNLIMVEFEGVDSLFMARLIGASQEDLKIGMKVRAKFKRNLTFSPTDVYFVPMKE, via the coding sequence ATGACCATAGATTATGATGCAAAAATGCCAGAAACTCAGAGTGGAACGGAGGTATACAACACTGATCCACTTATTGTAAAATCCAGCTATGAAATAGATTACATCCACAGTTATGCACAGGATTCAGAATTCTTCAGGGCACTGGGAAAAAAGAAACTGATGGGTAGCAAATGCAAGAGCTGCGGATATGTATATGCAACACCAAGGGGACATTGCATGTTTTGTGGTTCAGAAACAGAGTGGCATGAATTACCAAACGAGGGGAGAATCCACACATTTACAACTTGTTACTTTGGAAGTGAAAAGTTTCTTCCTGAAACTCCGTTTAACCTTATTATGGTGGAGTTTGAGGGTGTTGATTCTCTGTTCATGGCTAGACTGATAGGAGCGTCTCAGGAAGATTTAAAAATAGGCATGAAAGTAAGAGCAAAATTCAAGAGAAATCTTACTTTTAGTCCTACAGACGTCTATTTCGTACCGATGAAGGAATAG
- a CDS encoding thiolase domain-containing protein — MKNGGRDVYMVSGGVTKFTKSNPAMDFRLRTKKAFDYALNDIGISVKDIDGSVASYFSDHFQRQLMSGIMAQDYLALTPKPSKRVEGGGATGGLAFQTGVEEVASGRMDVCAVYGFETMSHVNTWKGNEFIALASDTNFDYPVGGFYTGYYAMMAVRHMHEFGTTVEQLAKVSVKNHGNAIHNPYSQSPMKITVEDVRNSQMVSYPLTRLDVCTMSDGAAVAILASEEKAFEMSDHPVKITGIGTGTDTMRLSDRPMLKVPLLANEKESDYKNLKYPGVHSFRAGRSAAIEAYKNAGITDPLEEIDVVELHDAYTSSEIQTYEDLGLCKYGEGGHFVEEGKADINGKVAVNPSGGLLASGHPVGATGIMQSVFMFWQLQHSIKKHFKDDALQVKNAKRGLIHSHAGTGTYVTVSIMEAVK, encoded by the coding sequence ATGAAAAATGGCGGAAGAGATGTATATATGGTTTCAGGAGGGGTGACAAAGTTTACTAAGTCTAACCCTGCAATGGATTTTAGATTGAGAACAAAGAAGGCCTTTGATTATGCCCTGAATGACATTGGAATCAGCGTGAAAGATATTGACGGCTCTGTAGCTTCATACTTCTCTGATCATTTTCAGAGACAATTAATGTCAGGAATTATGGCACAGGATTATCTTGCACTAACCCCCAAACCAAGTAAAAGAGTTGAAGGGGGAGGTGCGACAGGTGGACTGGCGTTTCAAACTGGAGTGGAAGAAGTTGCCTCAGGAAGAATGGATGTATGTGCTGTTTATGGGTTTGAAACAATGTCTCATGTGAATACATGGAAAGGGAATGAATTCATAGCACTTGCAAGCGATACAAACTTTGACTATCCGGTTGGAGGTTTTTACACGGGTTATTATGCTATGATGGCCGTAAGACACATGCACGAGTTCGGGACAACAGTAGAACAGCTTGCAAAGGTATCTGTAAAGAATCACGGCAATGCAATACACAATCCCTATTCACAAAGTCCGATGAAAATCACAGTTGAAGACGTGAGAAATTCTCAGATGGTATCATATCCGCTTACAAGACTCGACGTCTGTACAATGTCAGATGGAGCGGCTGTTGCTATACTTGCATCGGAAGAAAAAGCATTCGAAATGTCTGACCATCCAGTTAAAATTACGGGTATTGGAACCGGAACAGACACAATGCGTCTATCTGACAGACCAATGTTGAAGGTTCCGCTTCTGGCTAATGAGAAAGAATCAGATTATAAAAATCTAAAATATCCAGGTGTTCACTCATTTAGAGCAGGAAGGTCTGCGGCAATAGAGGCTTACAAAAATGCAGGCATTACAGACCCACTGGAAGAGATCGATGTGGTAGAGTTACATGATGCGTATACATCCTCAGAGATACAGACATACGAAGATCTTGGTTTGTGCAAATACGGAGAGGGAGGACATTTCGTGGAAGAAGGAAAAGCAGATATTAACGGGAAAGTTGCTGTAAATCCATCTGGTGGGTTGCTGGCTTCAGGGCATCCAGTGGGTGCAACTGGAATAATGCAATCTGTTTTCATGTTCTGGCAACTGCAACATTCCATAAAGAAGCATTTCAAGGACGACGCGCTTCAGGTAAAGAATGCCAAGAGAGGACTTATTCACAGTCACGCTGGAACGGGTACTTATGTAACTGTATCAATTATGGAGGCGGTAAAATGA
- a CDS encoding ABC transporter substrate-binding protein, with the protein MQSSKKGSSVKWIAAIVVIIVIVAGLGILFFDKPAKKQTINVMVDSGSMTESYLKAVAQQFEKKNPNVNVQINSVGYSDMTTTALAALQGKTSPPNIFMYYASQAPALAPYLYNLNSSLGQKYLNSANFLSGDLASGSYAPNATGNGYNFIGIPIHTVVGYILVYNKTVFNNATLEKGFYDQYHYNITPSKLGNWTALNAVSSYVSTHTKFNGANNKYALMFPDSASHSIIDTFYNLFYPYGQGQSTTGIPANSSPNYWTYFGFQNGKVVPSFNNSYGIQALTMYKNLTSYEPSVSSQPIGYDQQELFFGTGDYAMGLAWSSFIPTYENSSSLVKNDLGISLLPGGYTGYSPTFLGVNPYSSNITLDLKFLQFASSSSEFSMGIKNYSYVPSTYSGLSSASKLSNFTWLSQINNYSSTIKVDKTYSQVFLKASPLFSTLIPDFNDQVLKYLEGKTTAKLALSTAASEWVKELNNQGITL; encoded by the coding sequence ATGCAAAGCTCAAAAAAAGGTAGCTCCGTTAAGTGGATTGCCGCAATTGTGGTGATTATAGTAATTGTTGCAGGATTGGGTATTTTATTTTTTGATAAGCCCGCAAAAAAGCAAACGATTAATGTTATGGTAGATAGTGGAAGTATGACAGAATCATATTTGAAAGCTGTGGCTCAACAGTTTGAGAAGAAAAATCCAAACGTGAATGTACAGATTAACTCCGTTGGATATTCAGATATGACAACAACTGCACTTGCCGCTCTTCAGGGAAAAACATCGCCTCCAAATATATTTATGTACTATGCCTCCCAGGCCCCAGCCCTGGCTCCGTATCTCTATAATCTAAACAGTTCACTTGGGCAGAAATATCTGAACTCTGCAAATTTCCTATCAGGTGATTTGGCATCAGGTTCTTATGCACCCAATGCAACTGGAAATGGTTATAACTTTATAGGAATACCAATTCATACTGTTGTTGGTTATATACTCGTGTATAACAAGACAGTTTTCAATAACGCAACACTTGAAAAGGGATTCTATGATCAGTATCACTATAATATTACACCTTCTAAACTGGGCAACTGGACAGCATTGAATGCCGTATCAAGCTATGTTTCCACACACACTAAATTCAATGGAGCCAACAATAAATATGCCCTCATGTTTCCTGATAGTGCATCACACTCAATAATAGATACTTTCTACAACCTGTTTTACCCCTATGGTCAGGGACAGAGCACAACAGGAATACCAGCAAATAGCTCACCTAACTACTGGACATATTTCGGATTTCAAAATGGAAAAGTAGTGCCTTCATTTAACAACAGTTACGGTATACAGGCCCTAACAATGTACAAGAATTTAACTAGTTACGAACCAAGTGTAAGCTCACAACCCATAGGTTATGACCAGCAGGAACTCTTCTTTGGAACCGGCGATTATGCTATGGGTCTGGCATGGTCAAGCTTTATACCTACATATGAGAACTCGTCTTCACTGGTTAAAAATGATCTTGGAATATCTCTGCTTCCAGGCGGCTACACAGGATATTCTCCAACATTCCTTGGGGTAAATCCTTACAGCAGTAACATTACACTGGACCTTAAATTCCTTCAGTTTGCATCATCATCTTCCGAGTTTTCAATGGGAATTAAGAACTACTCCTACGTTCCTTCTACATATTCTGGTCTCTCTTCAGCATCAAAATTGTCTAATTTCACCTGGCTTTCACAAATCAATAACTATTCAAGCACAATTAAGGTAGATAAAACATATTCTCAGGTATTTCTAAAAGCCTCCCCACTGTTTTCAACTCTGATTCCAGATTTCAACGACCAGGTTCTTAAATATCTGGAAGGGAAGACAACTGCAAAGCTAGCTTTAAGTACAGCTGCCTCAGAATGGGTAAAGGAATTAAACAATCAAGGAATTACCCTGTAA